In Fodinicola acaciae, the following proteins share a genomic window:
- a CDS encoding phage tail protein → MRNAVTELPTAYPIGAQLPAVYLEDEFTQRLTDALDQVLAPVFAVLDCFAVYIDPRLAPPDFLDWLSEWVAVHLDEGWTPEQRRTLVTHAVHLHRWRGTAHGLSTVTKLLTGGQVEVADSGGCSISQTANSALPGSSPAQAVVRLRVPDPDQVDLRRLRSAVAETIPAHVAVRVEVSSSNPAGPKKTGASG, encoded by the coding sequence ATGCGTAACGCGGTGACCGAGCTGCCGACCGCCTACCCGATCGGCGCGCAGCTGCCGGCGGTCTATCTGGAGGACGAGTTCACGCAGCGGCTGACCGACGCACTCGACCAGGTGCTGGCGCCGGTCTTCGCGGTGCTGGACTGCTTCGCGGTCTACATCGACCCGCGGCTCGCGCCACCGGACTTCCTGGACTGGCTGTCGGAATGGGTCGCGGTCCATCTGGACGAGGGCTGGACGCCCGAACAGCGGCGTACGTTGGTCACCCACGCGGTGCACCTGCACCGCTGGCGGGGCACGGCGCACGGCCTGTCGACGGTGACGAAGCTGTTGACCGGCGGACAGGTCGAGGTCGCCGACTCCGGTGGCTGCTCGATCTCGCAAACCGCCAACTCGGCACTGCCTGGCTCGTCGCCGGCGCAGGCGGTCGTCCGGCTGCGGGTCCCCGACCCGGACCAGGTCGACCTGCGACGGCTGCGGTCGGCGGTGGCCGAGACGATCCCGGCGCACGTCGCCGTACGAGTCGAAGTCTCCTCGTCCAATCCTGCGGGCCCCAAGAAGACAGGTGCTTCCGGATGA
- a CDS encoding LysM peptidoglycan-binding domain-containing protein: MSQAVTFNSPGSPAKGGYASSPPANLQRATLKVLEPPSDATQTKPGGPIDEIKFQFNPKELTLTKTANWGPVEQRNAKKGGPTQFKGAQPGKLTLEMFLDATEKMDSSVVDTVEKLFQCCVPTDKSQSKSKASPPWVQFQWGGMLSFPGCIKSVTAKYTLFASNGTPIRAVCTINLEEISGEEKGQNPTSGSLAVRDVHTAVEGDTLASIANSAWGNPELWRELAKANDIDNPMHLPPGTRLLVPALEELGLGEDGGVRG; the protein is encoded by the coding sequence ATGTCGCAGGCAGTCACGTTCAACTCGCCGGGAAGCCCAGCCAAAGGCGGCTATGCCTCGTCCCCGCCGGCCAACCTGCAGCGCGCCACGCTGAAGGTGCTCGAGCCGCCGTCGGACGCCACCCAGACCAAGCCGGGCGGCCCGATCGACGAGATCAAGTTTCAGTTCAACCCCAAGGAACTGACGCTCACCAAGACCGCCAACTGGGGTCCGGTCGAGCAGCGCAACGCCAAGAAGGGCGGACCGACCCAGTTCAAGGGGGCCCAGCCGGGAAAGCTCACGCTGGAGATGTTCCTGGACGCCACCGAGAAGATGGACAGCTCGGTGGTCGACACCGTCGAGAAGCTCTTCCAGTGCTGCGTGCCGACCGACAAGAGCCAGTCCAAGAGCAAGGCCTCGCCGCCGTGGGTCCAGTTCCAGTGGGGCGGCATGCTCAGCTTCCCCGGCTGTATCAAGAGCGTCACGGCCAAATACACGCTGTTCGCCTCGAACGGTACGCCGATCCGCGCGGTGTGCACGATCAACCTGGAGGAGATCTCCGGCGAGGAGAAAGGCCAGAACCCGACCTCCGGCTCGCTGGCCGTACGCGACGTACACACCGCCGTCGAAGGCGACACGCTCGCCTCGATCGCCAACAGCGCGTGGGGAAACCCGGAGCTGTGGCGCGAGCTGGCCAAGGCCAACGACATCGACAACCCGATGCACCTGCCGCCGGGGACCCGGCTGCTGGTGCCGGCGCTGGAGGAGCTCGGCCTCGGCGAGGACGGCGGCGTCCGTGGCTAA
- a CDS encoding putative baseplate assembly protein: MALPTPNLDDRRFQDLVDEAKRMVQQRCPEWTDHNVSDPGVTLIETFAFMVDQLLYRLNRVPDLHYLKFLDLIGVQPFPPTAATGDVTFWLSAAQENPIRVPVGTEVSSVRTESEEPVIFTVTKKLDIVPSSLVRLALASPQTAPVDRTDELEAEGNPIPVFSPTPQPGDTVMFGLSSAVPNCAILLRVEAQAEGVGVDPRDPPWTWEAWDGQGWATCEVDWDTTGGFNKPGDIVLHVPGSHTPSVVGRARAGWIRCRVTEPEEGQRFYSLPPKLFSASASTIGGTAAVAHADIIVNEIIGESNGAAGQQFTFGQLPLVAPDGPMTVEVSSDDGWQEWTQVTSFAESRPADRHFTLDPVAGKLQFGPAVRLPEGGMRNYGAIPPKGAVIRVPEYRTGGGRRGNVARGVLQVQREPIPFVSSVINRRPATGGVDGESVEDAAVRGPLLLRTKDRAVTAEDYEALAIEAAPEAARIRCVPVEEAGTAVRVLVVPAVGDTNDLQFADLKPSEELLKKIAGHLSGRRCVGARVAVEPPFYQGVTVVAQLTARNRTSADALRARALRTLDTYFNPITGGADGKGWPFGRPVQAGEVFAVLQRLRGVEIVEGVQLFAADPVTGDRGEPVQRIDLAANALVFSYRHQIRVR, encoded by the coding sequence ATGGCACTGCCGACCCCCAACCTGGACGACCGACGGTTCCAGGACCTGGTGGACGAGGCCAAACGGATGGTGCAGCAGCGCTGTCCGGAGTGGACCGACCACAACGTGTCCGACCCGGGGGTGACGCTGATCGAGACCTTCGCGTTCATGGTCGACCAGCTGCTCTACCGGCTCAACCGGGTGCCCGACCTGCACTATCTGAAGTTCCTCGACCTGATCGGCGTGCAGCCGTTTCCGCCGACCGCGGCGACCGGCGACGTGACCTTCTGGCTGTCCGCGGCGCAGGAAAACCCGATCCGGGTGCCGGTCGGCACCGAGGTGTCCAGCGTACGGACCGAGTCCGAGGAACCGGTGATCTTCACCGTCACCAAGAAGCTGGACATCGTGCCCTCCAGCCTCGTACGGCTCGCGCTGGCCAGCCCGCAGACCGCGCCGGTCGACCGTACGGACGAGCTGGAGGCCGAGGGCAACCCGATCCCGGTCTTCTCCCCCACTCCGCAACCCGGCGACACGGTGATGTTCGGCCTGTCGTCGGCCGTACCGAACTGCGCGATCCTGCTCCGCGTCGAGGCGCAGGCCGAAGGCGTCGGCGTCGACCCGCGCGACCCGCCGTGGACCTGGGAGGCGTGGGACGGCCAGGGCTGGGCCACCTGCGAGGTCGACTGGGACACCACCGGCGGCTTCAACAAGCCGGGCGACATCGTGTTGCACGTGCCCGGCTCGCACACGCCGTCGGTCGTCGGTCGCGCTCGCGCCGGCTGGATCCGCTGCCGGGTCACCGAGCCGGAGGAAGGCCAGCGGTTCTATTCGCTGCCGCCGAAGCTGTTCTCCGCGTCGGCCAGCACGATCGGTGGCACGGCGGCGGTCGCGCACGCGGACATCATCGTCAACGAGATCATCGGCGAGTCCAACGGCGCCGCCGGCCAGCAGTTCACCTTCGGCCAGCTGCCACTGGTCGCGCCGGACGGTCCGATGACCGTCGAGGTGTCCAGCGACGACGGCTGGCAGGAGTGGACGCAGGTCACCTCCTTCGCCGAGTCGCGGCCGGCCGACCGGCACTTCACCCTGGACCCGGTGGCCGGCAAGCTGCAGTTCGGTCCGGCCGTACGGCTGCCGGAGGGCGGCATGCGCAACTACGGCGCCATCCCGCCGAAAGGCGCCGTCATCCGGGTGCCGGAGTATCGGACCGGCGGCGGCCGGCGCGGCAACGTGGCGCGCGGCGTGCTGCAGGTGCAGCGCGAGCCGATCCCGTTCGTCAGCAGCGTCATCAACCGCCGTCCGGCGACCGGTGGCGTGGACGGCGAGTCGGTCGAGGACGCCGCCGTACGCGGACCGTTGCTGCTGCGTACGAAGGACCGCGCGGTCACCGCGGAGGACTACGAGGCGCTGGCGATCGAGGCGGCTCCGGAGGCGGCGCGGATCCGCTGCGTGCCGGTCGAGGAGGCCGGCACCGCCGTACGCGTGCTGGTCGTACCGGCCGTCGGCGACACCAACGACCTGCAGTTCGCCGACCTCAAGCCGAGCGAGGAGCTGCTGAAGAAGATCGCCGGCCACCTGTCCGGCCGGCGCTGCGTCGGCGCGCGGGTCGCGGTCGAGCCGCCGTTCTACCAAGGCGTCACGGTCGTCGCGCAGCTGACGGCACGCAACCGTACGTCCGCCGACGCCTTGCGAGCGCGCGCGTTGCGGACGCTGGACACGTATTTCAACCCGATCACCGGGGGCGCTGACGGCAAGGGCTGGCCGTTTGGCCGTCCCGTACAGGCCGGCGAGGTCTTCGCGGTGCTGCAGCGGCTGCGCGGCGTCGAGATCGTCGAAGGCGTGCAGCTGTTCGCGGCCGACCCGGTGACCGGCGACCGCGGCGAGCCGGTGCAGCGGATCGACCTGGCGGCCAACGCGCTGGTCTTCTCCTACCGGCACCAGATCAGGGTGCGGTGA
- a CDS encoding GPW/gp25 family protein, with translation MRHEFIGSGWAFPVRTDATGSIALVSGEREVAESIRLILATVPGERPMRPAFGCNIHDLVFAPADAATAGQIAYEVRIALDRWEPRIVLDDVIISFDRVEDGMLLIDIRYRLRDTNDPRNLVFPFYTIPAHEGPDGISAEDRPAEIAAATDAVALSKGDA, from the coding sequence ATGCGACACGAGTTCATCGGCTCCGGCTGGGCCTTCCCGGTGCGCACCGACGCCACCGGCTCGATCGCGCTGGTCAGCGGCGAGCGCGAGGTGGCCGAGAGCATCCGGCTGATCCTCGCCACCGTCCCCGGCGAGCGGCCGATGCGGCCGGCCTTCGGCTGCAACATCCACGACCTGGTCTTCGCGCCGGCCGACGCCGCCACCGCCGGCCAGATCGCGTACGAGGTGCGGATCGCGCTGGACCGGTGGGAGCCGCGGATCGTGCTGGACGACGTGATCATCAGCTTCGACCGCGTCGAGGACGGCATGTTGCTGATCGACATCCGCTATCGGCTGCGGGACACCAACGACCCGCGCAACCTGGTTTTCCCGTTCTACACGATCCCCGCCCATGAGGGACCGGACGGCATCTCCGCGGAGGACCGACCGGCCGAAATCGCCGCCGCCACCGACGCGGTCGCGCTCAGCAAGGGAGATGCCTGA
- a CDS encoding VgrG-related protein has translation MANESFANTLLVEINSTKLPADLANLLVYAYVDDSRNLPDMFMLRFKDPDQVVVQKANIQIAAPIKLKVQTADPAGPEVLLDGEITAVELNADKSGTYTEIRGYDKAHRFTRGRRVAAYPNMTISDIVRKVAQRAKIPAGDIDNIKGFGGDPQAQLSQDNVSDADFLQRLADLVGAQFAVVDGKLNFKLPEPPKDAPSATAKASKNPQVLELGRNLIAIRATVTAAEQVPEVESRGWDPKQKKFVSQKGTPKPSGIEVAGLDPVGMAGKVGAPPLLAANSAWRTQATVQANADALAAQFGTAAAELEGVAQGNPKLRAGEAVSLANVAQMFAGKYTLTTTRHLFSPEAGYTTAFTVSHRQDRSFYGLTSGSTDASATVSGPVPAVVTDLKDPDKLGRVKVKFPWMSDDYNSGWARTVQATAGNTYGSVFLPEVGDEVLVDFENGDFDAPYVLGGLYNGKDAPPKLAAEPVDSAGGKVNVRALVSRTHHRLELIDDPQVDAILLSTGDDKLLIKLDHKNQNIEVTSSKTIAIKAQSGIKIDSGTGTLEMKGQKVTINSQTDYQLDANAGIKMKANAAASLEGATVKVAGQGTAEFSAGAINTIKGAMVKIN, from the coding sequence GTGGCTAACGAGAGCTTCGCCAACACGCTGCTGGTCGAGATCAACTCCACCAAGTTGCCGGCAGACCTGGCCAACCTGCTCGTCTACGCGTACGTGGACGACAGCCGCAACCTGCCGGACATGTTCATGCTGCGGTTCAAGGACCCCGACCAGGTCGTCGTGCAGAAGGCCAACATCCAGATCGCCGCGCCGATCAAGCTCAAGGTGCAGACCGCCGACCCGGCCGGCCCGGAGGTGCTGCTGGACGGCGAGATCACCGCGGTGGAGCTCAACGCCGACAAGTCCGGCACGTACACCGAGATCCGCGGCTATGACAAGGCGCACCGGTTCACCCGCGGCCGGCGCGTCGCCGCGTACCCGAACATGACGATCTCCGACATCGTCCGCAAGGTCGCGCAGCGCGCGAAGATCCCGGCCGGGGACATCGACAACATCAAGGGCTTTGGCGGCGACCCGCAGGCCCAGCTGAGCCAGGACAACGTCAGCGACGCCGACTTCCTGCAGCGGCTCGCCGATCTGGTCGGAGCGCAGTTCGCGGTGGTCGACGGCAAGCTCAACTTCAAGCTGCCGGAGCCGCCCAAGGACGCGCCGTCGGCGACCGCCAAGGCCAGCAAGAACCCGCAGGTGCTGGAGCTGGGCCGCAACCTGATCGCGATACGCGCGACTGTCACCGCCGCCGAGCAGGTGCCGGAGGTCGAGTCGCGCGGCTGGGACCCCAAGCAGAAGAAGTTCGTCAGCCAGAAAGGCACGCCGAAGCCGTCCGGCATCGAGGTCGCCGGCCTGGATCCGGTCGGCATGGCCGGCAAGGTCGGCGCGCCGCCGCTGCTGGCCGCCAACTCCGCCTGGCGTACGCAGGCGACCGTGCAGGCCAACGCCGACGCGCTGGCCGCGCAGTTCGGCACCGCGGCCGCGGAGCTGGAGGGCGTCGCGCAGGGCAACCCCAAGCTGCGGGCCGGCGAGGCGGTCAGCCTGGCCAACGTGGCGCAGATGTTCGCCGGCAAGTACACGCTGACCACGACCCGGCACCTGTTCAGCCCGGAGGCCGGCTACACGACCGCGTTCACCGTGTCGCACCGGCAGGACCGGTCGTTCTACGGCCTGACCTCCGGCTCGACCGACGCCAGCGCCACGGTCAGCGGCCCGGTGCCCGCGGTGGTGACCGACCTCAAGGACCCGGACAAGCTCGGCCGGGTCAAGGTGAAGTTCCCGTGGATGTCCGACGACTACAACAGCGGCTGGGCGCGGACCGTGCAGGCCACCGCCGGCAACACGTACGGCTCGGTGTTCCTGCCGGAGGTCGGCGACGAGGTGCTGGTGGACTTCGAGAACGGCGACTTCGACGCGCCGTACGTGCTCGGCGGCCTCTACAACGGCAAGGACGCGCCGCCGAAGCTGGCGGCCGAGCCGGTGGACAGCGCCGGCGGCAAGGTCAACGTCCGCGCGCTGGTGTCGCGTACGCACCACCGGCTGGAGCTGATCGACGACCCGCAGGTCGACGCGATCCTGCTGTCCACCGGCGACGACAAGCTGCTCATCAAGCTCGATCACAAAAACCAGAACATCGAGGTCACCAGCAGCAAGACGATCGCGATCAAGGCGCAGAGCGGCATCAAGATCGACTCCGGCACCGGAACGCTGGAGATGAAGGGCCAGAAGGTCACCATCAACTCCCAGACCGACTACCAGCTGGACGCCAACGCCGGCATCAAGATGAAGGCCAACGCGGCGGCCAGCCTGGAAGGCGCGACGGTCAAGGTGGCCGGGCAGGGCACGGCCGAGTTCTCCGCCGGCGCGATCAACACCATCAAAGGTGCCATGGTCAAGATCAACTGA
- a CDS encoding PAAR domain-containing protein: MPPAARLGDLTPHPGVVAGPCVPTVLIGGQPAAVAGGASLHTCSMPPPAGPHPPSPFAPGCPTVLIGGSPAARVGDMSGCGAPILPPGCPTVMIG, encoded by the coding sequence ATGCCACCAGCCGCGCGTCTCGGCGACCTGACACCGCATCCCGGTGTGGTCGCCGGACCGTGCGTACCCACCGTGCTGATCGGCGGCCAGCCGGCCGCGGTCGCCGGCGGAGCGAGCCTGCACACCTGCTCGATGCCGCCGCCGGCCGGACCGCATCCGCCGTCGCCGTTCGCCCCGGGCTGCCCGACCGTGCTGATCGGCGGCTCGCCGGCCGCGCGCGTCGGCGACATGTCCGGCTGCGGTGCGCCGATCCTGCCACCCGGCTGCCCGACCGTGATGATCGGCTGA